One genomic region from Drosophila subpulchrella strain 33 F10 #4 breed RU33 chromosome 2R, RU_Dsub_v1.1 Primary Assembly, whole genome shotgun sequence encodes:
- the LOC119551160 gene encoding mRNA-decapping enzyme 1A, translating into MADESITRMNLSAIKKIDPYAKEIVDSSSHVAFYTFNSAQNEWEKTDVEGAFFIYHRNAEPFHSIFINNRLNTTSFVEPITGSLELQSQPPFLLYRNERSRIRGFWFYNSEECDRISGLVNGLLKSKDHGTNGQVQRHAPAPQDNNQPASIFNMLSKAQKDYKAQVSGGQPKTPLTENVTAGNVLKFFESAKQATADSLFHRVQPLSVDQLEKQQRAVTPGEDLLPSAGRDNHDSRLSPFQKAQQLNTQLLSELKIGKSFAPAQSPTGAPSSSALMANDDAGKCLRRLLAGDKPGPALMPPTMFDAPNNGNPEPQQPLNSTQFVQAFTYLIQNDKEFANKLHKAYLNGYSNLLLDSSPTYQ; encoded by the coding sequence ATGGCCGACGAAAGCATCACGCGAATGAACCTCTCGGCCATCAAGAAGATCGACCCGTACGCCAAGGAGATCGTGGACTCGTCCTCGCACGTCGCCTTCTACACGTTCAACTCGGCGCAGAACGAGTGGGAAAAGACGGACGTCGAGGGAGCCTTCTTCATATACCACCGCAACGCGGAGCCCTTCCACAGCATCTTCATCAACAACCGACTGAACACCACGTCCTTCGTGGAGCCGATCACCGGCAGCCTGGAGCTGCAGTCGCAGCCTCCGTTCCTGCTCTACCGCAACGAGCGCTCCCGCATCCGGGGCTTCTGGTTCTACAACAGCGAGGAGTGCGATCGCATCAGTGGCCTGGTGAACGGTCTGCTCAAGTCCAAGGACCACGGTACCAATGGCCAGGTCCAGCGCCATGCCCCCGCGCCCCAGGACAACAACCAGCCGGCCAGCATATTCAACATGCTGAGCAAGGCGCAAAAGGACTACAAGGCCCAGGTAAGCGGCGGCCAGCCGAAGACGCCATTGACGGAGAACGTGACGGCCGGCAATGTGCTGAAGTTCTTTGAGTCGGCCAAGCAGGCCACAGCGGATTCACTGTTCCATCGCGTCCAGCCGCTCTCCGTGGACCAGCTGGAGAAACAGCAGCGGGCAGTCACACCTGGCGAGGATCTGCTGCCCTCCGCGGGCAGGGACAACCACGATAGCCGCTTGTCGCCCTTCCAGAAGGCCCAGCAGCTAAACACTCAGCTCCTCAGTGAGCTAAAGATCGGCAAGAGCTTCGCTCCGGCACAATCTCCGACCGGTGCCCCGTCTTCGTCGGCTTTGATGGCCAACGACGATGCCGGCAAGTGCTTGCGAAGATTGCTGGCTGGAGACAAGCCCGGCCCGGCCCTGATGCCGCCTACCATGTTCGATGCGCCCAACAACGGCAACCCGGAGCCCCAGCAGCCCCTCAACTCGACGCAATTCGTCCAGGCCTTCACGTACCTTATCCAGAACGATAAGGAGTTCGCCAACAAGCTGCACAAAGCCTATCTCAACGGCTATTCCAATCTGCTGCTGGATTCCAGCCCCACATATCAATAA
- the LOC119551161 gene encoding uncharacterized protein LOC119551161 — protein sequence MNPLLIVILAIGLFQKDALCRTVKNRAEDKIIVLQNDEMEPTILDCDYEVEENSTSVIVKWYRNNDSLYQWILGSPPHAIPKFSDEIDITYEGSTEPRKQYSSLALINPSINTTGNYKCDVQTSSNRYTVFQRVQVIDIRNYTLELSHKTVHNETQLNCTVTNVYPKPTITIISNDQDVVKREPNLYEDEDGYFDGSAIVATYDSDDDPDAYQCVVSFDGYEKNLTTVATSASAGISHVDSNLWLFCFLYYFLSKLKVLI from the exons ATGAATCCCCTACTCATTGTCATTCTTGCAATTGGATTGTTTCAGAAAG ATGCGCTATGCCGTACCGTAAAAAACAGGGCAGAGGATAAAATTATTGTTCTTCAAAATGACGAAATGGAGCCTACAATTTTGGACTGTGATTATGAAGTCGAGGAAAATTCAACGTCTGTCATCGTAAAATGGTACAGAAATAATGATTCGTTATATCAGTGGATTCTTGGGAGTCCCCCGCATGCTATC CCCAAGTTTAGTGACGAAATAGACATAACCTATGAGGGTTCCACGGAGCCAAGAAAGCAATACAGCTCTTTGGCACTTATAAACCCTTCGATCAACACAACTGGAAATTACAAGTGTGATGTTCAGACCAGTTCAAATAGGTACACTGTTTTCCAGAGAGTTCAGGTTATAGATATACGAAACTACACGTTGGAATTGTCCCACAAGACTGTACACAACGAAACCCAGCTGAATTGCACCGTGACGAATGTCTATCCCAAGCCGACTATCACGATCAT TTCAAATGACCAAGATGTCGTTAAGAGGGAGCCCAATCTGTATGAGGACGAGGATGGCTACTTCGATGGCAGTGCCATTGTGGCGACGTATGACAGTGATGATGATCCCGACGCCTATCAGTGCGTGGTTTCATTCGATGGATACGAGAAGAACTTGACCACTGTGGCCACATCAGCATCGGCGGGAATTAGTCACGTCGATTCCAACCTGTGGCTGTTTTGTTTTCTGTACTACTTCCTCTCCAAGCTGAAGGTGTTAATCTAA
- the LOC119550848 gene encoding butyrophilin subfamily 2 member A1-like isoform X1: MGSFFLLVILAIGLFPTDALSNPEYDMADIKLVYLRRNMDKMKPTILECDYDIEDNPPYLVLNWFKDDEIVFHWIQGYHPLTTRNFKNSINTSYVSSEDPYKKYSALALINSTIRTTGKYKCEVQTASNIFFRYHRVQVIDLSNYSLDLFHNNIPNGTQLECVLTNMYPRPILRILSINGDVIKEESNVLENEDGSFNATAVVDVNETRTRSYSCQVFFQQEIQKVYSLTFNQN, from the exons ATGggctctttttttttgcttgttATTCTTGCAATAGGATTATTTCCGACAG ATGCCCTAAGCAATCCTGAATATGATATGGCTGACATTAAGCTTGTGTACCTTCGTCGGAATATGGATAAGATGAAACCAACGATTTTGGAATGCGATTATGATATTGAAGATAATCCCCCGTATCTTgttttaaattggtttaaagATGACGAAATTGTATTCCACTGGATCCAAGGATATCATCCACTTACCACC CGTAATTTTAAGAACAGTATTAACACTTCCTATGTGAGTTCTGAGGATCCTTATAAAAAGTACAGCGCCTTGGCCCTCATTAATTCTACGATAAGAACGACTGGAAAATACAAGTGCGAGGTTCAGACCGCGTCAAATATATTCTTCAGGTACCATAGGGTACAGGTTATCGACCTGAGTAACTATTCCTTAGACCTCTTCCACAATAACATTCCCAACGGAACGCAGCTGGAGTGTGTCCTGACCAACATGTACCCCAGGCCCATTCTGAGGATTCT ATCTATAAATGGGGACGTTATTAAAGAAGAGTCTAACGTACTGGAAAACGAGGATGGTTCTTTCAATGCCACTGCCGTTGTGGATGTAAATGAGACCAGAACTAGATCGTATTCGTGTCAGGTTTTCTTTCAGCAAGAAATCCAAAAAGTTTATTCTCTAACATTTAATCAGAACTAA
- the LOC119550848 gene encoding butyrophilin subfamily 2 member A1-like isoform X2, with translation MADIKLVYLRRNMDKMKPTILECDYDIEDNPPYLVLNWFKDDEIVFHWIQGYHPLTTRNFKNSINTSYVSSEDPYKKYSALALINSTIRTTGKYKCEVQTASNIFFRYHRVQVIDLSNYSLDLFHNNIPNGTQLECVLTNMYPRPILRILSINGDVIKEESNVLENEDGSFNATAVVDVNETRTRSYSCQVFFQQEIQKVYSLTFNQN, from the exons ATGGCTGACATTAAGCTTGTGTACCTTCGTCGGAATATGGATAAGATGAAACCAACGATTTTGGAATGCGATTATGATATTGAAGATAATCCCCCGTATCTTgttttaaattggtttaaagATGACGAAATTGTATTCCACTGGATCCAAGGATATCATCCACTTACCACC CGTAATTTTAAGAACAGTATTAACACTTCCTATGTGAGTTCTGAGGATCCTTATAAAAAGTACAGCGCCTTGGCCCTCATTAATTCTACGATAAGAACGACTGGAAAATACAAGTGCGAGGTTCAGACCGCGTCAAATATATTCTTCAGGTACCATAGGGTACAGGTTATCGACCTGAGTAACTATTCCTTAGACCTCTTCCACAATAACATTCCCAACGGAACGCAGCTGGAGTGTGTCCTGACCAACATGTACCCCAGGCCCATTCTGAGGATTCT ATCTATAAATGGGGACGTTATTAAAGAAGAGTCTAACGTACTGGAAAACGAGGATGGTTCTTTCAATGCCACTGCCGTTGTGGATGTAAATGAGACCAGAACTAGATCGTATTCGTGTCAGGTTTTCTTTCAGCAAGAAATCCAAAAAGTTTATTCTCTAACATTTAATCAGAACTAA